In Corvus moneduloides isolate bCorMon1 chromosome 3, bCorMon1.pri, whole genome shotgun sequence, one DNA window encodes the following:
- the RHOB gene encoding rho-related GTP-binding protein RhoB: MAAIRKKLVVVGDGACGKTCLLIVFSKDEFPEVYVPTVFENYVADIEVDGKQVELALWDTAGQEDYDRLRPLSYPDTDVILMCFSVDSPDSLENIPEKWVPEVKHFCPNVPIILVANKKDLRNDEHVRNELARMKQEPVRTEDGRAMAIRIQAYDYLECSAKTKEGVREVFETATRAALQKRYGTQNGCINCCKVL, translated from the coding sequence ATGGCCGCCATCCGCAAGAAGCTCGTGGTGGTGGGGGACGGTGCCTGTGGCAAGACTTGCCTTCTCATCGTCTTCAGCAAGGACGAGTTCCCCGAGGTCTATGTGCCCACCGTTTTCGAGAACTACGTGGCGGACATCGAGGTGGACGGCAAGCAGGTGGAGCTGGCCCTGTGGGATACGGCTGGCCAGGAGGACTACGACCGCCTTCGTCCCCTTTCCTACCCGGACACCGATGTGATCCTCATGTGCTTCTCTGTGGACAGCCCGGACTCGCTGGAGAACATCCCAGAGAAGTGGGTGCCCGAAGTCAAGCACTTCTGCCCCAACGTCCCCATCATCCTGGTGGCCAACAAGAAGGACCTGCGCAACGACGAACACGTGCGGAACGAGCTGGCCCGCATGAAGCAGGAGCCGGTGCGCACCGAGGACGGCCGGGCCATGGCCATTCGCATCCAGGCCTACGACTACCTGGAGTGCTCGGCCAAGACCAAGGAGGGTGTCCGGGAGGTCTTCGAGACGGCCACCCGGGCAGCCTTGCAGAAGCGCTACGGCACCCAGAACGGCTGCATCAACTGCTGCAAAGTCCTATAG